aattcattataagcgtgttcgctgTAAGTATGAAtacattataagcgtgttcgctgtaagcttgaattcattataagtgtgttcgttgtaagcatgttttactgtgagTGTGAAtacattataagcgtgttttactgtaatcatgaattcattataagcgtgttcgctgtaagtatgaattcattataagcgtgttcgctgTAAGTATGAATACATTATAATTGTGTGCTGTAAGTGTGGTTTACTGTAAGTGTTCGCTCTAATCGTTtaactgttttactgtatattctcttgatatgtatatttttttgtcTTCAGAACTATGATGTCAATGGACTGGTTGCGGGTCAACAAGATCTGGTTTTTTCTGGTCTTTCTCCGGTTCTGTCTGGTTTTTCTGCCGCAACAAGGATACATCCATCCTGATGAGTTTTTCCAAAGCACAGAAGTCATCGCAGGTAAACAAGAGGTCATCGCAGGTAAACAAGAGGTCGTCGTAGGTAAACAAGAGGTCATCATAGGTAAACAAGAGGTTGTCGTAGGTAAATGAGAGGTCATTGTTATCAGGGCCATAGCAACATGTTCGCAAAAATGCAGTAGCATGCacattgaaatatgtttccAAATGAAACAGCTTTTGTTTGGAAGGGCCGTCTGACTGCTTTCTTACCTCCTTGTGCTGTAGAATACTACAATGGCTCTATTGAAGGGCCATCTGACTGCTTTCTTACCTCCTTGTGCTGTAGAATACTACAATGGCTCTATTGTGTCCCATCGTCAATGGTGACCGGTATGACTTTTGGTAACATGTTTGATACAGTGATGAATGTAAACACACTACTGTTCTGAATGAATGTTTATTTATTAAAGTATCCACACTGCTGTTGTTATTTCTGTAGTATCCACACTACTGTTGTTATTTCTGTAGTATCCACACTGCTGTTGTTATTTCTGTAGTATCCACACTGCTGTTGTTATTTCTGTAGTATCCACACTGCTGTTGTTATTTCTGTAGTATCCACACTGCTGTTGTTATTTCTGTAGTATCCACACTGCTGTTGTTATTACTGTAGTATCCACACTGCTGTTGTTATTTCTGTAGTATCCACACTGCTGTTGTTATTTCTGTAGTATCCACACTGCTGTTGTTATTTCTGTAGTATCCACACTGCTGTTGTTATTTCTGTAGTATCCACACTACTGTTGTTATTTCTGTAGTATCCACACTGCTGTTGTTATTTCTGTAGTATCCACACTGCTGTTGTTATTTCTGTAGTATCCACACTGCTGTTGTTATTTCTGTAGTATCCACACTGCTGTTGTTATTTCTGTAGTATCCACACTACTGTTGTTATTTCTGTAGTATCCACACTGCTGTTGTTATTTCTGTAGGAGTCGTATTTCGTCTGTGAAGTATCCACTGGGTCAGGTCTGCACTGAAACCTGGAAATCTCTGTTTACCCTTTATCATCCACGCCAAAAACTTAGAACTATTATGCCAAAGTGCTAAATTTTAGACTCCCTTCAAATAAGTGAACAAAGTCCCTTTTCTCTAAAACCCAAGGGCTTCTAAGGAGCTTTGCTCCCTGGGGGCGTTCGGTTGGATCCCCCCTTAGGCCTCGCGTCTATAGTATTGGCTACACATCATTCTTTCACTATACTAGTAATTGATCATTATATTTTGCGTGTATTTATGAGTAGATAATTAAATATTGTCCTTGTTAGAGGAATCTTGGCTTATTGCATTAATTGACAAGCGAGGActtttaaattgtattttatgaGTAGATAATTAAGTATTGTCCTTGTTAGAGGAATCATGTCTTATTGCATTAATTGACAAGCGAGgacttttaaattgttttaaaatttagaaaccCATTGTATGTAACACATAACATATTTGGTTTCTTACAAGTACTTGTAACTTCtataatttttcttttgtaaaGGCGATGTGCTGAATGTTTCTGTGGTGCGGAGCTGGGAATTTTCTGCGGGACTGCGATCCGTTCCACCCATGTACTTCCAGTCGGGTGCTCCATTCCATCTGATGAAGGTGTTACCCTCGTTTAGAACAGCCTACTGGGCCGTTGTTTTGCCACGATTAACCGTCTGCCTTCTTAGTTTGATTGTGGATGTCGCCATGGCTCGTATTTGTGGTGTGTTCAGCTTGGAGAGTGCGACTCCTCTGCGTCTTTTAGCATCGTCGTATGTCGTTCTCATCTACCTAACGAGACCTTTCTCTAATGCCTTGGAGACTATtgtattttctctatttttaaTTCTAGTGTCTAAAACTGTGAAAGGTATCCAATGTTCTCAAGCGAAAATATCTAAAGAGGTTGAGACTTGGCAGAATGATCAATATCGTAGGATAACTCTAGAGGAGTTCCGAAACAAACACTCAAAATGTGCAGAGAGTGAACACATCGAAGATTCCTCCACACTAACTGTTTTATTAATTGGTGTTGTTACGGCCATTGGATTATTTGTCCGACCAACTTTTGCAGCCTTTAGTTTTGGTCCTATCGTGTGGCTTATCACGGCCGTTGTGATTGGTGGAAGGAGTGTGGTGTCGTACGTATTCATCATGAGTGTCGGTGCTCTGATTCCGTCCATTTTAATCGTTCTCGTAGACACACGGTATTACCATGGAACTTCTGTTCTTgactttttatcaaaatttcgaCAATGCGTGGTGACCTCTGAAAATGTAGCTGAATGCTGGGAGGATTTTTTCGGGATGTTTGTGGTGACCCCTTGGAATTTCATGAAATACAACTCCGACCCCGACAATTTATCCTCACATGGACGACACCCCCTTTACACCCATTTCCTTGTCAACTTGCCGGTTTTGTTTGGGCCTCTTGTCTTGTTATTTCTGAGAGAACTGtttgtattccttttgagaCGGTCCATGTCGCTTCGTGGTCTCCTGCTGTGTTTTGTATTGACCCCCATCCTGATTCTGTCAATGTTTTCTCATCAGGAGCCCCGTTTTCTACTGCCAGTCCTACCCCTGGTAATTCTGCTGTGTGCCTTGTGTTTACAAGATGTCCGATACAAACAAACATGCGTATCTCTGTGGTGTATATTTAATTTGTCCACCATCTTGTTTTATGGATTTGTACATCAGGGGGGAGTTGTCCCCCTTTTGTCCTATGTAGAAAAACACTCACATGGTCCAGATGCAGTTTTCAGTCATCAGGATCACTTTTTCTTCTACCATACATACATGCCACCAAGATCTTTGTTGCTAAGCAACTCATCCTTAAAACAGATCATAGATCTTCAGGGATCTCCAATGCAGAATCTCACCGACAGCATAAAAAGACAGCAGCTCGGCAGTAGTTATGTAGCTCTTCCAGGAACTCTCATGGAGGACTTTGTGCAACAGAACATCAGTTTTgatgttacaaaaatatttccGCTCCACTTGTCTGTGGAGGACCCTCCTCCGCTAGAGGTCGTGCGGGAACTCTGGCAAAGTTTCAAATCAGCGTCAACAAAACTTCCTGATATGTTGTCACTTTATCTCGTCAAATTAAAGAATTAACTCTGTGTATTTCGAACAATGGGTTTGGAGCCTTGTATTtggttatatacatgtttatatcaCGCAAAGAGAAATCCATGCTGCTGTGGAGATTATTATGATAACAAGTGTATTACTGCAGTACTAATTAATCAATTATCAGTACTAATTAATCAATTATCAATACTAATTAATCAATTATCAGGATTCCATTGTGTTTTATTGgatttgtttgatttattgTACGTTTATTTTCCTAGTGAGGGTTGCTGTTTTGTTTACCCTCAGTGACATGAATCTCGGCGTCTTTTTGCTTTAACACTTATCAAAGATAAGTTTTAAAAGATGTAGGACTCGAAATGAATTTGGTATGAGCTTAAGGCAAAAATAAAGATCAGAAATGATATACAAATATCGCTGGTTGGCTCGAGAAATGATATATAGATATCCCAGGTCAGATTGAgaaatgatatataaatatcGCAGGTCAGATCGAGAAATGGTATATAAATATCGCATGTCAGCTCAAGAAAATAAAGATAAGAAATGATATGCAAATATTGCAGATCAGCATGAGATGTGGTCTTCTTGTGTGTAAAAACTTCACAATCACTGGAGAGGGAATTCCAGAAATTATCACTGTGAAGAGATGTTGAGATTTGGAGCGCTTGGCAtattatgcatgtacatgtattgtattacCTGAACGGACAGTTTGTAATAAAATGGACaagaacttaattttgtatttttgaatgAGTTTCAGTTTTGCTATACAGTGCATTTATaggatttattatttttcattagtaCGGTATGTAATAGGGTGATATTTTGTTgtggccaaaaaaaaaaaaaagattgaacaGAGTAAATGGCGGGCCGAGATCTCTTCATAATTGTGATATATATAGTATACAGTATACAAGTGGGGGAGGGGGACACCCCAAGATTGTTAAGATAGACATGTTTCATATAATTgctcatttctttaaaaatatacttttggTTGTTAAATGTTGGTAACACCATGCActtgaaaaaaataatggaGATTGATCCTTTTCCCTCCATAGAAATGTTTTGAGATATGGagatgattgattggttgaatattgttgaacatctctcttgagaatttttcactcatggagatgtcaccattgcaggtgaagggctgcaaaatttaggcctatgctcagcgcttacagcctttgagcaggaagggatctttatcatgccacacctgctgtgacacgtaaACTCTGTTTTTGCaatctcattcgaaggaccaccccatttaatcgcttattatgacaagcaaggggtactatgGACCTGTTATAACATGGAGCAAAATGGAGATGAGGATTAATATTGATTACATTGTCAATGGATGGGAATCAATTCCGATAAGATGTAAGGATATAGCATTAAAGGAAGGATATacttatctacatgtatgtgtgagAACAAGCTTATCTAGTTCTGTGTGAGAACAAGCTTATCTAGTACTGTGAGAACAAGCTTATCTAGTTCTGTGTGAGAACAAGCTTATCTAGTTCTGTGTGAGGACAAGCTTATCTAGTTCTGTATGAGAACAAGCTTATCTAGTACTGTGTGATAACAAGCTTATCTAGTAGTGTGTGATAACAAACTTATCTAGTACTGTGTGATAACAAGCTTATCTAGTACTGTGTGAGAACAAGCTTATCTAGTTCTGTGTGAGAACAAGCTTATCTAGTACTGTGTGAGAACAAGCTTATCTAGTACTGTGTGAGAACAAGCTTATCTAGTGCTGTGTGATAACAAGCTTATCTAGTTCTGTGTGAGAACAAGCTTATCTAGTACTGTGTGATAACAAGCTTATCTAGTACTATGTGATAACAAGCGTATCTAGTACTGTGTGATAACAAGCTTATCTAGTACTGTGTGAGAACAAGCGTATCTAGTACTGTGTGAAAACAAGCGTATCTAGTACTGTGTGATAACAAGCTTATCTAGTACTGTGTGAGAACAAGCTTATCTAGTACTGTGTGATAACAAGCTTATGTAGTTCTGTGTGATAACAAGCTTATCTAGTTCTGTGTGAAAACAAGCGTATCTAGTACTGTGTGAAAACAAGCGTATCTAGTACTGTGTGAAAACAAGCGTATCTAGTACTGTGTGATAACAAGCTTATCTAGTACTGTGTGAGAACAAGCTTATCTAGTACTGTGTGATAACAAGCTTATCTAGTACTGTGTGAAAACAAGCGTATCTAGTACTGTGTGAGAACAAGCTTATCTAGTTCTGTGTGATAACAAGCTTATCTAGTACTGTGTGAGAACAAGCTTATCTAGTGCTGTGTGAGAACAAGCTTATCTAGTACTGTGTGAGAACAAGCTTATTTAGTACTGTGTGAGAACAAGCTTATCTAGTTCTGTGTGAGGACAAGCTTATCTAGTTCTGTGTGAGAACAAGCTTATCTAGTACTGTGTGAGAACAAACTTATCTAGTACTGTGTGAGAACAAGCTTATCTAGTACTGTGTGATAACAAGCTTATCTAGTGCTGTGTGATAACAAGCTTATCTAGTACTGTGTGATAACAAGCTTATCTAGTGCTGTGTGATAACAAGCTTATCTAGTTCTGTGTGAGAACAAGCTTATCTAGTTCTGTGTGATAACAAGCTTATCTAGTACTGTGTGAGAACAAGCTTATCTAGTACTGTGTGAGAACAAGCTTATCTAGTACTGTGTGAGAACAAGCTTATCTAGTACTGTGTGAGAACAAGCGTATCTAGTTCTGTGTGAGAACTAGCTTATCTAGTACCGTGAGAACAAGCTTATGTAGTGCTGTGTGAGAACAAGTTTATCTAGTACTGTGTGAGAACAAGCTTATCTAGTACTGTGTGAGAACAAGCGTATCTAGTTCTGTGTGAGAACAAGCTTATCTAGTTCTGTGTGAGAACAAGCTTATCTAGTTCTGTGTGAGAACAAGCTTATCTAGTACTGTGTGAGAACAAGCTTATCTAGTACTGTGTGATAACAAGCTTATCTAGTACTGTGTGAGGACAAGCTTATCTAGTACTGTGTGAGAACAAGCTTATCTAGTACCGTGAGAACAAGCTTATGTAGTGCTGTGCGAGAACAAGTTTATCTAGTTGTGTGTGATAACAAGCTTATCTAGTTCTGTGTGAGAACAAGCTTATCTAGTACTGTGTGAGAACAAGCGTATCTAGTTCTGTGTGAGAACAAGCTTATCTAGTTCTGTGTGAAAACAAGCTTATCTAGTACTGTT
Above is a genomic segment from Ostrea edulis chromosome 3, xbOstEdul1.1, whole genome shotgun sequence containing:
- the LOC125673681 gene encoding GPI mannosyltransferase 4-like; the encoded protein is MMSMDWLRVNKIWFFLVFLRFCLVFLPQQGYIHPDEFFQSTEVIAGDVLNVSVVRSWEFSAGLRSVPPMYFQSGAPFHLMKVLPSFRTAYWAVVLPRLTVCLLSLIVDVAMARICGVFSLESATPLRLLASSYVVLIYLTRPFSNALETIVFSLFLILVSKTVKGIQCSQAKISKEVETWQNDQYRRITLEEFRNKHSKCAESEHIEDSSTLTVLLIGVVTAIGLFVRPTFAAFSFGPIVWLITAVVIGGRSVVSYVFIMSVGALIPSILIVLVDTRYYHGTSVLDFLSKFRQCVVTSENVAECWEDFFGMFVVTPWNFMKYNSDPDNLSSHGRHPLYTHFLVNLPVLFGPLVLLFLRELFVFLLRRSMSLRGLLLCFVLTPILILSMFSHQEPRFLLPVLPLVILLCALCLQDVRYKQTCVSLWCIFNLSTILFYGFVHQGGVVPLLSYVEKHSHGPDAVFSHQDHFFFYHTYMPPRSLLLSNSSLKQIIDLQGSPMQNLTDSIKRQQLGSSYVALPGTLMEDFVQQNISFDVTKIFPLHLSVEDPPPLEVVRELWQSFKSASTKLPDMLSLYLVKLKN